The Candidatus Limnocylindrales bacterium genome includes the window AGAGCAAATCGATGAATGGTTGGAAAACCAGCAAAATCTACCCAAACAGGATCTCAGACCCAAAAAAAGAATTCTCGTAGTGGATGATGAAGAAGAAGTTCGAGATGTCATTCAGAAAGCCCTTTCCAAATCTGGTGAGTATCGAGTCGATACGGCCAGCAGTGGCAGTCAGGCTTTAGACCTCCTCCAAAAATCTACTTATCATTTGATGTTTGTCGATATTAAAATGCCCGGTATGGATGGTTTAGAGCTCATTAAAAAGGCAAAGGATCTCCATAAAGATATTAAAACGGTGGTTATAACCGGTTATCCTTCGAAAGAAAATGCCATTGAAGCCCTTAACCTGGGAGTGACCAGCTATCTGGAAAAGCCTCTGGACGACATCAATCAGGTTCTTCATGTAACCAACAGGATTTTTGAGCCGTCTCTTAATTAAGCTGTTTCGATAAAAACCCTTTACAGCTAAAAACAATTAAAGTCGCTGCTATGATACAGACCCTACAGGGTATAGTAGCGACT containing:
- a CDS encoding response regulator; its protein translation is MFYKLMTVNDLKDYLRLDRRTLYRLIKENRIPAIKVSGQWRFRKEQIDEWLENQQNLPKQDLRPKKRILVVDDEEEVRDVIQKALSKSGEYRVDTASSGSQALDLLQKSTYHLMFVDIKMPGMDGLELIKKAKDLHKDIKTVVITGYPSKENAIEALNLGVTSYLEKPLDDINQVLHVTNRIFEPSLN